The DNA window CCGATCGGCGTTGTACCTTGCCTCGGACGCCTCCAGTTTCACGACCGGAACGGCGCTCCTCGTCGACGGCGGCGTCTCCATCAACCGGACGTGACGCCCTGGCAACCCGGAAATGCAGATGGCCGGGACGCGCCCGGCCATCACACACAGATCCGAAAGGCGAACCCGATGGGTTACCACATGTCGAGGGCGACGCGGGCCTCGTCGGACATGCGGCTCTGGTCCCACGGCGGATCGAACACCATGCTGACCTTGACGCTCTGAACCCCCTGGACGGTGGATACGGCGTTCTCCACCCAGCCCGGCATCTCGCCGGCCACGGGGCAGCCTGGGGCCGTCAGGGTCATGTCGATGGCGACGTTGCGGTCGTCGTCGATGTCGACCCGGTAGATCAGGCCGAGCTCGTAGATGTCGGCCGGAATTTCGGGATCATAGACGGTTTTCAGCGCCGCGACGATGTCGTCCGTCATGCGGTCGAGTTCCTCCGGCGGGATCCCAGAGCCGGGAGACACCTGCGGCGCGTTGGTCGGAGATAGGTCGTTCACAGGTCAATCCTCACGCGAACAGGGCTTCCGCCTTCTGCAGGGCGTCCGCCAGCTTATCGACTTCTTGCATGGTGTTGTAGAGGCCAAAGGACGCGCGGCAGGTCGAGGTTGCGCCGAAACGCTCCAGGAGCGGCATGGCGCAGTGGGTGCCCGCGCGAACCGCCACGCCCTGCCGGTCGATGACGGTGGCGACGTCATGCGCGTGCGCATTCTTCATCTCGAAGGCCAGGATCGCGCCCTTCCCCCTGGCGCGACCGATGATGCGCACCGAATTCATGGCGCCGAGGCGCTCGTGGGCATAGGCCGAC is part of the Microvirga terrae genome and encodes:
- a CDS encoding SUF system Fe-S cluster assembly protein is translated as MTDDIVAALKTVYDPEIPADIYELGLIYRVDIDDDRNVAIDMTLTAPGCPVAGEMPGWVENAVSTVQGVQSVKVSMVFDPPWDQSRMSDEARVALDMW